A section of the Coleofasciculus chthonoplastes PCC 7420 genome encodes:
- a CDS encoding PA14 domain-containing protein: MQHNHNLPHQDHPGKQTEHLELLDLVPHSAATHVAINDGSWFDPNTWQQGQVPGTDAKVVISEGVHVTYDAESDTRLETVRVDGTLEFAHNRNTKIVVDTFIASPTSILTIGSEANPIQANKTARIVIANDGEIDVNWDPTLISRGVITHGQVRIHGAEKLDFISLQTDASAGDNELVLNLPDGMNTPAGWQVGDQLVLGGTSYNPNGSDEDNSRFQDEVLTITEINGNRIKFTNNDITSGDNTVLRFDHERPAGFEGEDLNLYIANTSRNVIFETENAETVPTQQRGHVMFMHNPDVEVQNAGFYNLGRTDKNRLIDDPGENVDGSPGYGTNPRGRYALHLHRTGAEDINSKPSQVKGNAIVGSPGWGIVHHDSHAVLEDNVVFDVVGSGIAAEAGNELGAWRNNITIKTTGDDRPQADFDLSPRVPLFDFGFNGEGYWVQGAAQVEMVDNIAISAAGGGINIFSGVDQVSRVREADTVAVKNLSPELQFLSQASYDDDPNTLDVTNVPLRRLSGFESYNSDLGIVFWNHMRNNDGQLSFNGPGTKEAHDARSLVDNFKLWNIYGEGIFLQYSSQIDFVDGLIVGNPENPVPLQKGINGNGRGHGIGSNTLSQNLLYKNLHIEGFERGVRLPNEGNRSKLVPFLGSRLEDSYLANNTYNLSKKEHAGDRLFFPDSFDIVNTEFNISDTNIAPTATFSYESIGSQGVVMFDAGDSFDSDPPDALELEGNAIASYGWDFDNDGTIDEFGRQVNHQFDSTGSHDVSLTVWDSQGATSTLTQQVQVTPTPYPNLITDGTFSSTSELGRAINATFDSTRTGEGWIGNNWSVDSTIGNGGAAVVSGSWNAGIGQIFLDNGSRRGQQTLSIDIKNTEDTKKANEITVSVWGVDGEFMSTAGNLDGPQQAGAIPMTKEKLLQQTVGGSTFDWKTFNWDVDFGEGYEFVTVQVVAKGAHPNNGDFIAIDNISIGDSTINGNGNGLKAEYYNNRDFTDLALTRTDETVDFNWGSGSPDAAIDANTYSVRWTGSVAPLHSETYEFFTNSDDGVRLWVDDQLLIDNWTNHGATENSGTIDLQAGQQYDIRMDYYENFGKSVAQLLWSSESQSKEIIPESQLYSPAVDTPSPEVSGNGTGLTAEYYNNRDFTDLALTRTDDTVDFNWGSGSPDAAIDPNTYSVRWTGFVEPLHSETYQFKTSSDDGVRLWVNDQLLVDNWTDHGVTDNRGTIDLEAGQQYEIRMDYYENRGKSVAQLAWSSPSQSEEIIPKSQLYAANSSDFSVNEMMQNTASFLTTAASVGDELLGNTGVNHFDNGGHSHLLLTEENGSQESFDFASGQITLASHQDVSDSVTASEVTPINLMNSIGIGDPFTNETVESLIAMPQAELLTVPTLV; encoded by the coding sequence ATGCAACATAATCACAATCTTCCTCATCAAGACCATCCAGGCAAGCAAACCGAACATCTAGAACTATTGGATTTAGTCCCTCATTCAGCCGCAACTCATGTCGCTATAAACGATGGGTCATGGTTTGATCCAAATACATGGCAGCAAGGTCAGGTTCCTGGAACTGATGCTAAAGTCGTCATTTCTGAAGGTGTTCATGTCACCTACGACGCTGAGAGTGACACTCGTCTAGAAACCGTGCGCGTGGACGGAACATTGGAATTCGCCCACAATCGCAACACCAAAATCGTCGTAGACACATTCATCGCATCACCCACAAGTATATTGACGATTGGTAGTGAAGCAAACCCGATTCAAGCCAATAAAACTGCCCGAATTGTCATTGCCAACGATGGAGAAATTGATGTCAATTGGGACCCCACACTCATTAGTCGTGGCGTTATCACTCACGGTCAAGTTAGAATCCATGGTGCAGAGAAACTCGATTTTATCTCGCTGCAAACAGACGCCTCAGCCGGTGATAATGAACTGGTGTTAAATCTGCCCGATGGCATGAATACACCTGCTGGCTGGCAAGTTGGGGATCAATTAGTCTTAGGTGGAACATCCTACAATCCCAACGGTTCGGATGAGGATAACAGTCGGTTCCAAGATGAAGTGTTAACCATCACCGAAATTAACGGAAACCGGATCAAATTTACCAACAACGACATTACCTCTGGTGATAATACCGTACTCCGATTTGACCACGAGCGCCCCGCAGGATTTGAGGGCGAGGACTTAAACCTTTACATCGCTAATACCAGTCGCAACGTTATCTTCGAGACCGAAAACGCTGAAACCGTACCCACTCAGCAACGGGGTCATGTGATGTTCATGCACAACCCGGATGTCGAGGTACAAAACGCCGGATTTTACAACTTGGGACGGACGGATAAAAATAGGTTGATTGATGACCCAGGAGAAAATGTCGATGGTTCACCGGGTTACGGAACCAATCCCCGTGGGCGATATGCGTTGCATCTGCATCGCACCGGGGCGGAAGATATTAATAGCAAACCTTCTCAAGTTAAAGGTAACGCCATTGTCGGCAGTCCGGGATGGGGAATTGTACATCATGACAGCCACGCCGTCTTAGAAGATAATGTGGTCTTCGATGTGGTTGGGTCTGGAATTGCCGCAGAAGCCGGGAATGAACTGGGTGCATGGCGCAATAACATTACCATCAAAACCACAGGCGATGACCGTCCCCAAGCCGACTTTGATCTTTCGCCTCGCGTCCCGCTATTTGACTTTGGCTTTAACGGCGAGGGGTACTGGGTGCAAGGCGCGGCTCAAGTGGAAATGGTAGATAATATTGCCATTAGTGCCGCAGGTGGTGGTATTAATATCTTCAGTGGTGTTGATCAGGTGAGTCGTGTCAGAGAGGCGGACACGGTTGCCGTTAAAAACCTGTCACCAGAACTGCAATTCCTCTCCCAGGCTTCCTATGACGATGATCCAAACACCCTCGATGTGACCAACGTGCCACTGCGTCGGTTGTCAGGTTTCGAGAGTTATAACTCGGATTTGGGCATTGTCTTCTGGAACCACATGCGGAATAATGATGGTCAGTTGAGTTTTAACGGTCCAGGTACAAAAGAAGCCCATGACGCCCGCTCCCTGGTTGATAATTTCAAACTTTGGAATATCTATGGCGAGGGTATCTTTTTACAATACAGTTCACAGATTGATTTTGTTGATGGATTGATTGTCGGTAACCCGGAAAACCCTGTTCCCTTGCAGAAAGGAATCAACGGTAACGGTCGTGGTCATGGTATTGGTAGCAACACACTGTCTCAAAACCTTCTCTATAAAAACCTTCACATCGAAGGATTTGAGCGTGGTGTTCGCTTACCCAATGAAGGTAATAGGAGTAAATTAGTACCGTTTTTGGGTTCACGCCTTGAAGACAGTTACCTTGCCAACAATACCTATAACCTATCGAAAAAGGAGCACGCAGGTGACCGACTTTTCTTCCCCGATTCCTTCGATATCGTTAACACCGAATTTAACATCTCTGATACCAATATCGCTCCTACTGCTACCTTCAGCTATGAATCAATCGGTAGTCAGGGTGTTGTGATGTTTGATGCGGGTGATTCGTTCGATAGTGATCCACCAGATGCACTGGAACTAGAAGGCAACGCGATCGCCAGTTACGGTTGGGATTTTGATAATGATGGTACTATCGACGAATTCGGTCGTCAAGTCAATCACCAATTTGACTCAACGGGTTCTCACGATGTCAGCCTGACGGTTTGGGATAGCCAAGGCGCAACCAGTACCCTAACTCAACAGGTTCAGGTAACCCCAACACCATACCCTAACCTGATTACAGACGGCACGTTTAGTAGCACTAGCGAATTGGGAAGGGCAATCAACGCTACCTTTGACAGCACCCGGACTGGTGAGGGGTGGATTGGGAACAATTGGTCAGTGGATTCCACTATCGGCAATGGCGGTGCTGCGGTTGTCTCAGGTTCCTGGAATGCCGGAATCGGTCAGATCTTTTTAGATAACGGTAGCCGACGTGGTCAGCAGACACTCAGCATTGATATCAAAAACACCGAAGACACCAAGAAAGCGAATGAAATTACCGTTAGTGTCTGGGGTGTCGATGGAGAATTTATGAGTACAGCCGGAAATCTCGATGGTCCCCAGCAGGCTGGCGCGATTCCGATGACGAAGGAGAAGCTTTTGCAGCAAACTGTGGGTGGCTCTACTTTTGACTGGAAAACTTTCAATTGGGATGTAGATTTTGGCGAGGGTTATGAGTTCGTAACTGTTCAAGTTGTCGCCAAGGGCGCTCACCCGAATAATGGCGACTTCATTGCCATTGACAATATCTCTATCGGCGATTCTACCATTAATGGTAATGGTAACGGGCTAAAAGCCGAATACTACAATAACCGCGATTTTACTGACTTAGCCCTAACTCGCACCGATGAAACCGTGGACTTTAATTGGGGTTCAGGTTCACCCGATGCGGCGATAGATGCCAATACCTACTCGGTACGCTGGACAGGTTCAGTCGCCCCCCTCCATTCAGAAACCTACGAATTCTTCACCAACTCGGATGATGGTGTACGTCTGTGGGTGGATGACCAACTACTGATTGATAATTGGACAAATCATGGGGCGACAGAAAATAGTGGCACAATTGACCTGCAAGCCGGTCAACAGTATGACATCCGCATGGACTACTACGAAAACTTTGGCAAATCGGTGGCACAATTGTTGTGGTCTAGTGAGAGTCAAAGTAAGGAGATTATTCCTGAATCTCAGCTTTATTCCCCTGCTGTTGATACTCCTAGTCCAGAGGTTAGTGGTAACGGTACAGGTTTAACTGCCGAATATTACAATAACCGCGATTTTACCGACTTAGCCCTAACTCGCACTGATGATACTGTGGACTTTAACTGGGGTTCAGGTTCACCCGATGCGGCGATAGATCCCAATACCTACTCGGTACGCTGGACGGGGTTTGTGGAACCGCTTCACTCAGAAACCTATCAGTTCAAAACCTCTTCTGATGATGGGGTGCGATTGTGGGTAAATGACCAGCTACTGGTTGATAATTGGACAGACCATGGGGTTACCGATAATCGTGGCACGATTGATCTAGAGGCAGGACAACAGTACGAAATTCGCATGGATTACTATGAGAATAGAGGAAAATCGGTAGCACAACTGGCTTGGTCGAGTCCAAGTCAATCGGAGGAGATTATCCCTAAAAGTCAGCTTTATGCGGCTAATTCCAGTGATTTTTCGGTCAATGAAATGATGCAAAATACGGCTAGTTTTTTGACAACGGCTGCGTCGGTAGGTGACGAACTTTTAGGCAATACAGGTGTTAATCATTTCGACAATGGTGGACATTCGCATCTGCTTCTAACTGAAGAAAATGGAAGTCAAGAGAGTTTTGATTTTGCAAGTGGACAAATAACTTTAGCTAGTCATCAAGATGTATCAGACTCGGTTACTGCTAGTGAAGTGACGCCGATTAACCTGATGAATAGCATCGGTATCGGAGATCCTTTCACCAATGAGACTGTTGAATCTCTGATTGCAATGCCTCAAGCTGAACTGCTGACGGTTCCAACTCTCGTGTAA
- a CDS encoding ABC transporter permease, with product MENNAIKRFRQSTSGKIGLLITFTIILMALLAPILNPYNPATDRNYTARLQPPSLDHWFGTDGLGRDILDLVWYGLRTSLFIGLVSVGLGLIVGVVLGLIAGYFRGGLETVIGWFTDILLAFPSILLAIAIVTVTGPSISSVMIAVGVVQVPIFIRLTRSMVLSLREQDFVQTVRSFGATPGRIIVYHILPASLSPLVVQGTLSIGTATLEAAGLGFLGLGAQPPTPELGTMLSDAFKGGYSLSSPWTILFPGLFITLTVLAFNLLGDGLRDALDPHI from the coding sequence ATGGAAAACAACGCCATTAAACGATTTAGGCAATCAACATCCGGCAAAATTGGTCTTTTAATCACGTTCACCATCATCCTAATGGCGTTGTTAGCACCGATTCTCAATCCTTATAACCCAGCAACCGATCGCAATTATACCGCCCGGTTACAACCTCCCAGCTTGGATCATTGGTTTGGCACCGATGGTTTAGGACGAGATATTCTTGACCTGGTATGGTATGGGTTACGCACGTCTCTATTTATCGGTTTAGTTTCGGTGGGATTAGGGTTAATTGTGGGAGTTGTGTTGGGGTTAATCGCGGGTTATTTTCGAGGCGGGTTAGAAACCGTGATTGGCTGGTTCACCGATATTCTGTTAGCCTTTCCCTCAATTCTACTCGCGATCGCGATCGTTACGGTAACCGGTCCAAGTATCTCCAGTGTGATGATTGCTGTGGGTGTGGTACAAGTCCCCATTTTTATCCGTTTGACTCGCTCTATGGTGCTATCCTTGCGAGAACAGGATTTTGTCCAAACCGTGCGATCGTTTGGTGCGACGCCAGGACGGATCATTGTTTATCATATCTTACCCGCTAGCTTGAGTCCTTTAGTCGTGCAAGGGACGCTTTCCATTGGTACGGCTACCTTAGAAGCGGCGGGTTTAGGTTTTTTAGGGTTAGGCGCACAACCTCCCACGCCGGAATTGGGAACAATGTTATCTGATGCATTTAAGGGGGGCTATTCCCTATCATCTCCCTGGACAATATTATTTCCTGGTTTGTTTATTACTCTAACCGTTTTAGCCTTTAATTTACTCGGAGATGGTTTAAGAGACGCTTTAGATCCCCATATTTAG
- a CDS encoding serine/threonine protein kinase, translating into MHQSFIESVYCINPDCPRPYPQSGDFKFCSSCGSMLRLNNRYVPLQRLGLGGFAAIYAVWDQQDQTEKVLKLLVETSPKALQLFEQEAAVLQRLNHPGVPKVESGAYFTVGLRSCQQRVLPCLVMEKINGQTLEAILNRYPQGCPEMLIMSWLYQAADILQELHDLGIIHRDIKPSNLMVREETGQLVAIDFGGAKQIGAIPVGTENRSTRLISPGYSPPEQIAGDVVGPRADFYALGRTMIQLLTGQELADLQDPVTGEFHWRDRTKVRRGLANLLDSMIRLDPHHRPTKAAEIQRRLVVSCRFNRKSSSSSSSLLPALAKAAGTAQEISIRVLITCAEIIVSLVRWVWRVFISIVLACLDTTWVMVMAGIGAAFGASAGFALINWTIIGDRFAAWMIGQWTLIVPEIQIIPWRELLMFACAGLGTAWGLTESGGFGQQKRRIIAGITGVFGYGVGWFIWQASISALARQQLTGLGDFLQVSLSYAIADRLLGLVTAIAVIPLVLGLGLPSHYLVHAAVAAAGTGMLFSGLVRLNILPLEVLVHIFSFSDGSWLDFINTISFFGLLGITLGFWLGVSYYLLVPVLRWLGWR; encoded by the coding sequence GTGCATCAGTCATTTATAGAGTCGGTCTATTGTATTAATCCTGACTGCCCCCGTCCTTATCCTCAATCTGGGGACTTTAAGTTTTGTAGCAGTTGTGGATCGATGCTGCGACTAAATAATCGCTACGTTCCTCTCCAGCGTTTGGGTTTAGGGGGATTTGCGGCGATTTATGCGGTTTGGGATCAGCAGGATCAAACGGAAAAAGTCTTGAAACTTTTGGTAGAAACGTCACCCAAGGCGTTGCAGCTATTTGAACAAGAGGCAGCCGTATTGCAACGTCTGAACCATCCGGGTGTGCCTAAAGTGGAGTCTGGTGCCTATTTTACTGTAGGTCTGAGATCCTGCCAACAGCGGGTACTCCCTTGTCTGGTTATGGAAAAAATAAATGGTCAGACGCTGGAGGCGATCTTAAACCGTTACCCTCAGGGGTGTCCGGAGATGTTGATTATGAGTTGGCTGTACCAAGCGGCTGATATTCTCCAGGAGTTACATGATTTGGGAATTATTCACCGGGATATTAAACCCTCGAACTTAATGGTGCGCGAGGAAACTGGTCAACTGGTGGCGATTGATTTTGGCGGCGCGAAACAAATTGGCGCGATCCCTGTGGGGACAGAGAATCGTTCCACCCGCTTAATTTCTCCGGGTTATAGTCCCCCTGAACAGATTGCAGGGGATGTGGTGGGACCAAGGGCTGATTTTTATGCCTTAGGGCGTACCATGATTCAATTACTTACGGGTCAAGAGTTAGCGGATTTACAAGATCCGGTTACGGGTGAATTTCACTGGCGCGATCGCACTAAAGTCCGTCGGGGTTTAGCTAACTTACTCGATAGTATGATTCGCCTTGATCCTCACCATCGACCCACTAAAGCCGCCGAGATTCAACGGCGTTTGGTTGTCAGTTGCCGTTTTAACAGAAAATCGTCTTCTTCATCATCCTCATTATTGCCGGCACTGGCTAAAGCCGCAGGAACAGCACAAGAGATTTCTATACGAGTTCTGATTACCTGCGCTGAAATTATTGTTAGTTTAGTGCGCTGGGTGTGGCGAGTCTTTATCAGCATAGTTCTGGCTTGTTTAGATACCACTTGGGTAATGGTGATGGCGGGAATCGGTGCAGCCTTTGGTGCTTCTGCTGGATTTGCTTTGATTAACTGGACGATTATAGGCGATCGCTTTGCGGCTTGGATGATCGGACAATGGACTCTCATCGTTCCCGAAATTCAGATTATCCCTTGGCGGGAACTGCTGATGTTCGCTTGTGCGGGTTTGGGGACGGCTTGGGGATTAACGGAGTCGGGAGGATTCGGTCAACAGAAACGGCGGATTATTGCTGGGATAACCGGGGTTTTTGGGTATGGTGTGGGTTGGTTTATTTGGCAGGCGTCGATCTCCGCTTTGGCTAGGCAGCAATTGACCGGATTGGGGGATTTTTTGCAGGTATCGCTATCTTATGCGATCGCGGATCGGTTACTGGGTTTAGTCACAGCTATTGCAGTTATTCCCTTGGTGTTAGGATTAGGTTTACCCAGTCATTACCTGGTTCATGCCGCCGTAGCCGCAGCAGGTACAGGTATGCTATTTTCCGGCTTAGTTCGGTTAAATATATTGCCGTTGGAGGTATTAGTTCATATCTTTTCCTTCTCCGATGGCAGTTGGTTAGATTTTATCAATACCATTAGTTTTTTTGGTTTACTTGGTATTACCCTAGGCTTTTGGTTAGGCGTGAGTTATTATCTGCTGGTTCCTGTGTTGCGTTGGTTGGGATGGCGGTAA
- a CDS encoding XisI protein: protein MDRVDEYRQIVREFLQEFATDDPEAQLIFDFERNHYLVMHVGWRGDYRIYGCAMQLDIIDGKVWIQHNSTEIVIDQKLIQRGIPKQDIVLGFRSPSIRERLAAAS, encoded by the coding sequence ATGGATCGAGTAGATGAATATCGCCAAATCGTGCGTGAATTCTTGCAAGAATTTGCGACAGATGATCCCGAAGCACAACTGATTTTTGATTTTGAGCGCAATCATTATTTAGTAATGCACGTTGGTTGGCGTGGAGACTACCGCATCTACGGCTGTGCCATGCAGCTAGATATTATTGATGGCAAAGTCTGGATTCAGCACAATAGCACCGAGATTGTCATTGACCAGAAACTCATTCAACGAGGTATACCCAAACAAGATATTGTTTTGGGCTTTCGTTCACCTAGTATTCGAGAACGCCTTGCTGCTGCTTCATGA
- a CDS encoding diflavin flavoprotein: protein MTTIPDIKPRDVQVAAIEGTDTTVLRSRTWDRLKFEVEYSLQRGTTANSYLIQADKTALIDPPGESFTEIFLTQLQQCLNVQQLDYVILGHVNPNRMVTLKALLELAPQITFVCSKAGAVALQNALREYQCNVWVPKGEETLDLGQNHQLQFIPIPTPRWPDGQCTYDPQSRILFTDKLFGAHVCGDELFDENWKRLDEDRRYYYDCLHAAQARQVEVALNKLATFSAKMYAPGHGPIVRYSLSRFLHDYRQWGQQQTEQDLTIALIYASAYGNTATLAQAIARGITKTGAAVESINCEFAEPGEIEAAIQRCDGFLIGSPTLGGHTPTQVQTALGIVLSNAAKTKLAGVFGSYGWSGEAVDEIESKLLDAGYRLGFESIRVKFKPDDETIQYCKEVGIDFAQALKKSKKFRAPKQAVSSAQIDRTAQAVGRIVGSLCVVAAQRGNVRSGMLASWVTQASFNPPGITVAIAKDRAVESLTHTEDSFVLNILKEGMNVRRHFLQSFAPGDDRFAGLETETAENGCPIIKDALAYLECTVQSRMDCGDHWLIYAIVNNGKVLQSTGMTAVHHRKSGNHY, encoded by the coding sequence ATGACTACAATACCTGATATTAAACCCCGTGATGTCCAAGTCGCCGCCATTGAAGGAACGGATACAACGGTTTTGCGATCGCGAACCTGGGATAGACTCAAGTTTGAGGTAGAATATTCCCTACAACGGGGTACAACCGCCAACTCTTATCTAATTCAAGCCGATAAAACAGCGCTGATTGATCCGCCAGGGGAATCCTTTACTGAAATCTTCCTGACTCAATTACAGCAATGCCTAAATGTACAGCAATTGGATTATGTGATTTTAGGTCACGTCAATCCCAACCGAATGGTAACGCTGAAAGCTTTACTAGAATTAGCCCCCCAAATCACCTTTGTTTGTTCTAAAGCCGGGGCGGTGGCGTTACAAAATGCCTTACGAGAATACCAATGCAATGTTTGGGTACCCAAAGGCGAGGAAACCTTAGACTTAGGTCAAAATCATCAGCTACAATTCATTCCCATCCCCACACCTCGTTGGCCCGATGGACAATGTACGTATGACCCCCAAAGTCGTATCCTATTTACCGATAAACTCTTCGGCGCCCATGTCTGCGGCGATGAACTCTTCGATGAAAACTGGAAACGCCTAGACGAAGACCGACGCTACTATTATGATTGTCTCCATGCCGCCCAAGCGCGACAAGTTGAAGTCGCCCTGAACAAACTAGCCACGTTCTCGGCGAAAATGTACGCCCCAGGTCATGGTCCAATTGTCCGTTATAGCCTCAGTCGATTCCTCCATGACTATCGCCAATGGGGTCAGCAGCAAACCGAACAGGACTTGACAATAGCATTAATTTATGCATCAGCTTATGGGAATACTGCCACATTAGCCCAAGCGATCGCCAGAGGAATTACCAAAACTGGTGCAGCCGTCGAATCGATTAACTGTGAATTTGCCGAACCTGGGGAGATTGAAGCCGCGATTCAACGCTGTGATGGCTTTTTAATTGGTTCCCCTACCCTGGGTGGGCATACCCCCACTCAAGTGCAAACGGCGTTAGGGATTGTCCTCTCCAATGCCGCGAAAACCAAACTAGCTGGGGTGTTTGGTTCCTATGGCTGGAGTGGCGAAGCCGTTGATGAAATTGAAAGCAAACTCTTAGATGCGGGGTATCGATTAGGGTTTGAATCGATTCGGGTTAAATTTAAACCTGATGACGAGACGATTCAATATTGTAAAGAAGTCGGCATAGATTTTGCCCAGGCGCTGAAAAAATCCAAGAAATTCCGCGCCCCCAAACAAGCCGTCAGCAGCGCCCAAATTGATCGAACAGCGCAGGCGGTGGGACGAATTGTCGGATCATTGTGTGTTGTCGCGGCGCAGCGTGGGAATGTTCGCAGTGGGATGTTAGCCTCTTGGGTAACGCAAGCCTCATTCAATCCGCCAGGGATTACTGTTGCGATCGCTAAAGATCGGGCTGTTGAGTCTCTGACGCATACGGAAGATAGTTTTGTCCTGAATATCTTAAAAGAAGGGATGAATGTAAGGCGACACTTTTTACAATCCTTTGCGCCAGGGGACGATCGATTTGCGGGGTTAGAGACGGAAACAGCGGAAAATGGTTGTCCGATTATCAAAGATGCCCTGGCTTATTTAGAATGTACAGTGCAGAGTCGGATGGATTGCGGCGATCACTGGTTAATCTATGCGATTGTCAATAATGGTAAAGTATTGCAATCAACGGGGATGACGGCTGTACATCACCGTAAATCAGGCAATCATTATTGA
- a CDS encoding phosphate-starvation-inducible PsiE family protein has translation MHEPLPSSPPNWYEQVKRNHIVRALETIQDLFIISLCVGLFALMAIQLREMFLELLPPLDFPGVTSDILFLLILVELFRLLIIYLQEQRVSIGVAVEVSIVSVLREVIVRGVLETSWIQILAACAFLMVMAALLIVRVYLPPTFDGIDPEKRLSLQYKQPTMSQVTDSNNHPLTPFANTKVVADKRGH, from the coding sequence ATGCATGAGCCTCTACCATCCTCGCCACCAAACTGGTACGAACAGGTTAAGCGAAATCACATTGTCCGGGCGCTAGAAACAATCCAAGACTTATTTATCATTTCCCTCTGTGTTGGCTTATTTGCTTTGATGGCGATTCAGCTACGAGAAATGTTTTTGGAGTTGCTACCGCCCTTAGATTTCCCTGGCGTCACTTCAGATATTCTGTTCTTGCTGATTTTGGTTGAGTTATTCCGACTGCTGATTATTTACTTACAAGAACAGCGGGTATCGATTGGAGTAGCAGTGGAAGTTTCAATTGTCTCGGTTCTGCGGGAGGTGATTGTGCGGGGAGTTTTGGAAACCTCCTGGATTCAAATTTTAGCTGCCTGTGCGTTCTTAATGGTGATGGCGGCTTTATTAATTGTACGAGTCTATTTGCCACCAACATTTGATGGGATTGACCCAGAAAAACGGTTGTCCTTGCAATATAAACAGCCGACAATGAGTCAGGTTACTGATTCTAATAATCACCCGTTAACTCCTTTCGCCAATACGAAGGTTGTGGCAGATAAAAGGGGTCACTGA